Proteins encoded together in one Paramormyrops kingsleyae isolate MSU_618 unplaced genomic scaffold, PKINGS_0.4 ups70, whole genome shotgun sequence window:
- the LOC111835622 gene encoding dTDP-D-glucose 4,6-dehydratase isoform X1 — protein MFVNSSASNAKRHFSKCVLVTGGAGFIGSHVVVALVEKYPEWQIINLDKLDKCSSLKNVSAVEHSTNYKFVQGDVCDLYLINCLFETEDIDIVFHFAARSHVDDSFRCPMEFQSVNVEGTRVLLQAAHKAEVKRFIYASTDEVYGESTEQEHDEFSPRRPTNPYSTSKAAAESVALFYWNKYRFPVIVTRSNNVYGPNQYLEKVIPRFISLLEQNKKCTIQGTGLQSRNFLYATDATEAFLTVLERGDPGEIYNVGSDFELSIIQLARQLITLMKGTSILTNPDDWLSFVKDRPHNDLRYPMNWDKLRRLGWKPRVTWQEGIRRTVDWYKENPEHWSAEECGVRISQLQAKKQPGIPKAPYPP, from the exons ATGTTTGTGAACTCAAGCGCTTCAAATGCGAAAAGGCACTTTAGTAAATGTGTCCTTGTAACTGGAGGTGCTGGTTTTAT TGGCTCACACGTGGTTGTTGCACTTGTAGAGAAATACCCAGAATGGCAGATTATCAACTTAGACAAG ctggatAAGTGCTCAAGTTTGAAGAATGTCTCAGCTGTCGAGCACAGCACAAATTATAAATTCGTACAG ggAGATGTATGCGATCTGTATCTGATAAATTGTCTTTTTGAGACTGAAGATATTGACATCGTTTTTCATTTTGCTGCCCGGTCGCACGTAG atGACTCCTTCAGGTGTCCCATGGAGTTCCAGAGTGTTAATGTGGAGGGAACCCGTGTGctgctccaggcagcacacaaGGCTGAGGTCAAACGGTTCATTTATGCGAGCACAGACGAGGTGTATGGGGAAAGCACTGAGCAG GAACATGATGAGTTTAGTCCACGGAGACCCACAAATCCATACTCTACCTCAAAAGCTGCCGCAGAATCAGTTGCGCTGTTTTACTGGAACAAATATAGG TTTCCTGTAATAGTGACGAGAAGCAACAATGTTTATGGACCAAATCAGTACCTGGAAAAG GTCATTCCAAGATTTATTTCTCTTCTGGAGCAGAATAAGAAGTG CACGATTCAGGGCACAGGCCTCCAGTCCCGGAATTTCCTGTATGCAACGGACGCCACTGAGGCCTTCCTCACTGTGCTGGAGAGGGGAGACCCAGGAGAGATTTACAACGTGGGCTCTGACTTCGAGCTGTCCATCATCCAGCTCGCCAGACAGCTGATTACGCTg ATGAAGGGCACGTCGATTCTGACCAATCCTGACGACTGGCTCAGCTTTGTCAAAGACCG CCCCCACAATGATCTGAGGTACCCAATGAACTGGGACAAACTGCGGAGGCTTGGCTGGAAGCCCAGGGTCACCTGGCAGGAGGGGATCCGAAGGACTG TGGATTGGTACAAAGAGAACCCAGAGCACTGGTCCGCTGAGGAATGTGGGGTGCGGATCAGCCAGCTGCAGGCCAAGAAACAGCCTGGCATACCGAAAGCACCATATCCTCCCTAG
- the LOC111835622 gene encoding dTDP-D-glucose 4,6-dehydratase isoform X2, with amino-acid sequence MFVNSSASNAKRHFSKCVLVTGGAGFIGSHVVVALVEKYPEWQIINLDKLDKCSSLKNVSAVEHSTNYKFVQGDVCDLYLINCLFETEDIDIVFHFAARSHVDDSFRCPMEFQSVNVEGTRVLLQAAHKAEVKRFIYASTDEVYGESTEQFPVIVTRSNNVYGPNQYLEKVIPRFISLLEQNKKCTIQGTGLQSRNFLYATDATEAFLTVLERGDPGEIYNVGSDFELSIIQLARQLITLMKGTSILTNPDDWLSFVKDRPHNDLRYPMNWDKLRRLGWKPRVTWQEGIRRTVDWYKENPEHWSAEECGVRISQLQAKKQPGIPKAPYPP; translated from the exons ATGTTTGTGAACTCAAGCGCTTCAAATGCGAAAAGGCACTTTAGTAAATGTGTCCTTGTAACTGGAGGTGCTGGTTTTAT TGGCTCACACGTGGTTGTTGCACTTGTAGAGAAATACCCAGAATGGCAGATTATCAACTTAGACAAG ctggatAAGTGCTCAAGTTTGAAGAATGTCTCAGCTGTCGAGCACAGCACAAATTATAAATTCGTACAG ggAGATGTATGCGATCTGTATCTGATAAATTGTCTTTTTGAGACTGAAGATATTGACATCGTTTTTCATTTTGCTGCCCGGTCGCACGTAG atGACTCCTTCAGGTGTCCCATGGAGTTCCAGAGTGTTAATGTGGAGGGAACCCGTGTGctgctccaggcagcacacaaGGCTGAGGTCAAACGGTTCATTTATGCGAGCACAGACGAGGTGTATGGGGAAAGCACTGAGCAG TTTCCTGTAATAGTGACGAGAAGCAACAATGTTTATGGACCAAATCAGTACCTGGAAAAG GTCATTCCAAGATTTATTTCTCTTCTGGAGCAGAATAAGAAGTG CACGATTCAGGGCACAGGCCTCCAGTCCCGGAATTTCCTGTATGCAACGGACGCCACTGAGGCCTTCCTCACTGTGCTGGAGAGGGGAGACCCAGGAGAGATTTACAACGTGGGCTCTGACTTCGAGCTGTCCATCATCCAGCTCGCCAGACAGCTGATTACGCTg ATGAAGGGCACGTCGATTCTGACCAATCCTGACGACTGGCTCAGCTTTGTCAAAGACCG CCCCCACAATGATCTGAGGTACCCAATGAACTGGGACAAACTGCGGAGGCTTGGCTGGAAGCCCAGGGTCACCTGGCAGGAGGGGATCCGAAGGACTG TGGATTGGTACAAAGAGAACCCAGAGCACTGGTCCGCTGAGGAATGTGGGGTGCGGATCAGCCAGCTGCAGGCCAAGAAACAGCCTGGCATACCGAAAGCACCATATCCTCCCTAG
- the LOC140586478 gene encoding integral membrane protein GPR180-like, translating to MVKKCPYAKVVMCTINTKYLLFVAAAALCLHAIPPAHGKTVSGILRSDAAKENNGQYITRFLFHGENALVVCRLEEADFAMAVRKEARLLLFQEQEGFENLSCLERLSGAPVAITLNAVELNWTMPKMSSPQLWHMVYADQSTCQEGEAGGDLEEIRFQAMLFNPDNAGNPLDHFSAEEAGLHSFYFLLVLTYFVAVCICAQPLWQALHKGGPMHTVLKVLSAALLLQVGSALLNYIHMASEDEVRQVFKKNKRRKAPGPDGVTPACLKTCADQLAPIFTQIFNRSLELCEVPSCFKRSTIIPVPKKPKITGINDYRPVALTSVVMKSFERLVLDYLKDFTGPLLDPLQFAYRANRSVNDAVNMGLHYVLQHLDKPGTYVRILFVDFSSAFNTIVPSLLHPKLTQLSVPSSVCQWITSFLTDRQQLVRMGKITSSTRMTNTGAPQGCVLSPLLFSLYTNDCTSKGPSVKLLKFADDTTLIGLIQDGDESAYRQEAKKLAAWCSLNNLELNTLKTVEMIADFRRNPPALPPLTIMDSTVATIESFRFLGTIISQDLKWDTHIDSIVKKAQQRLYFLRQMRKFNLPQELLIRFYTAIIESVLCSSITVWFGSTTKSDLRRLQRGALLVWEQFKDTEHHSYHAHGSVPGLLLIGLRIVLALLLASILYQIIMAERSTLKRDFYLCFAKGCFLWFLCHPVLVLISVAFREHQREKVITIGIILCQTAAVVILYRLFLSRSLYWEVSSLSSVTLPLTMSRGHRSRY from the exons ATGGTTAAGAAGTGTCCATATGCCAAAGTAGTTATGTGCACAATTAATACCAAGTATCTGTTATTTGTGGCTGCGGCCGCTTTATGTTTACATGCAATTCCTCCGGCGCACGGGAAAACCGTATCGGGCATCCTCAGGAGCGACGCTGCAAAAGAAAACAATGGGCAATACATAACAAGATTTCTGTTTCACG GGGAGAATGCTCTCGTGGTCTGCAGACTGGAGGAGGCTGACTTCGCCATGGCTGTGAGGAAGGAGGCCCGGCTGCTGCTCTTCCAGGAGCAGGAGGGGTTTGAGAACCTCAGCTGCCTAGAGCGCTTGTCTGGAGCTCCTGTTGCCA TCACGCTGAACGCAGTGGAGCTCAACTGGACCATGCCCAAGATGTCTTCGCCCCAGCTCTGGCACATGGTTTATGCGGACCAGAGCACCTGCCAGGAGGGAGAGGCTGGCGGGGACCTGGAGGAGATCCGATTCCAGGCCATGCTTTTTAACCCTGACAATGCTGGCAACCCCTTGGATCACTTCAGCGCTGAAGAGGCGG GCCTACACAGTTTCTACTTCTTGCTGGTCCTCACCTACTTTGTGGCAGTCTGCATCTGCGCCCAGCCTTTGTGGCAGGCATTGCACAAGGGTGGGCCCATGCACACCGTGCTGAAGGTCCTATCAGCTGCTCTCCTGCTGCAGGTTGGCTCTGCCCTACTGAACTACATCCACATGGCCAG TGAAGATGAGGTGCGGCAGGTCTTCAAGAAGAACAAAAGAAGGAAGGCACCAGGCCCAGATGGTGTGACTCCAGCCTGTCTGAAAacctgtgctgaccagctggcCCCCATCTTCACTCAGATCTTCAACAGATCACTGGAGCTGTGTGAAGTCCCCTCttgcttcaaacgctccaccatcATTCCTGTCCCAAAGAAACCCAAAATTACTGGAAttaatgactacagacctgtagCTCtaacgtctgtggtcatgaaatcatTTGAAAGACTGGTgttggattatctgaaggactTCACTGGACCCTTActggaccccctgcagtttgcttaTAGAGCAAACAGGTCTGTGAATGATGCAGTCAATATGGGTCTGCATTATGTACTGCAACATCTGGACAAACCAGGGACTTACGTgaggatcctgtttgtggacttcagcTCTGCCTTTAATACCATCGTACCATCACTCCTCCATCCCAAATTAACCCAGCTCTCTGTACCTAGCTCTGTCTGCCAGTGGATTACCAGCTTTCTGACAGATAGGCAACAGCTAGTGAGAATGGGTAAAATCACATCCAGCACCCGTATGACCAACACTGGCGCCCCTCAAGGTTGTGTTCTCTCCCCACTGCTCTTCTCCCTGTACACCAACGACTGCACCTCTAAAGGCCCCTCTGTCAAGCTCctgaaatttgcagacgacactacaCTCATTGGCCTCATCCAGGACGGCGATGAGTCTGCTTATAGACAGGAGGCAAAAAAGCTGGCTGCCTGGTGCAGTCTTAACAACCTGGAGCTCAACACGCTCAAAACAGTGGAGATGATCGCGGACTTCAGGAGGAACCCCCCTGCTCTCCCCCCACTCACCATCATGGACAGCACTGTGGCTACAATAGAGTCATTCAGGTTCCTGGGGACCATCATCTCCCAGGACCTGAAGTGGGACACTCACATTGACTCCATTGTGAAAAAGGCCCAACAGAGGTTATACTTCCTTCGTCAGATGAGGAAATTCAACCTGCCACAGGAGTTGCTGATACGGTTCTACACCGCAATCATTGAATCCGTCCTCTGCTCTTCTATAACTGTCTGGTTCGGCTCAACTACCAAATCTGACCTTAGAAGACTGCAGAGG GGGGCACTGTTGGTCTGGGAGCAATTCAAGGACACCGAGCACCATAGCTACCATGCCCACGGCAGCGTGCCGGGCCTGCTTCTCATTGGCCTGCGCATTGTTCTAGCCCTGCTGCTTGCCTCCATCCTCTACCAGATCATCATGGCGGAGAGGAGTACTCTAAAACGAGACTTCTACCTCTGCTTCGCAAAG GGCTGTTTCTTGTGGTTTCTGTGTCACCCGGTCCTCGTACTGATTTCTGTTGCTTTCCGTGAGCACCAAAGAGAGAAG GTCATCACCATTGGCATCATACTTTGCCAGACCGCTGCGGTGGTCATCCTCTATAGACTCTTCCTGTCCCGTAGCTTGTACTGGGAAGTGTCCTCACTCTCCTCAGTCACACTGCCACTGACCATGTCTAGAGGGCATCGGAGTCGTTACTAG